From Miscanthus floridulus cultivar M001 chromosome 15, ASM1932011v1, whole genome shotgun sequence, the proteins below share one genomic window:
- the LOC136509235 gene encoding myosin type-2 heavy chain 1-like, with protein sequence MQRLYTQVQDLEKNSEYTRHCYNSIEPTLKENEALKAEVAKLKSQVSELKEQLLEVATKESALSSERPVMEETCARLEKEKIDLAVETTVLKLELECLRGKKEGAEAAAERLAAELEGNKRQFDEFARQVQWYQDKAQQMEEGVTPLLNIIEMDNTSSASNRGLPNPMIIVERCRNSLGNFKGFVEEARHYVASHVLGVVRSHYPTVDLNRFAAGVAAGTSEERAGELRDESREVAEAIVGDIHLY encoded by the exons ATGCAAAGACTGTACACTCAAGTGCAG GACCTGGAGAAGAACAGTGAATACACCAGACATTGCTACAACTCCATAGAGCCGACCCTCAAGGAGAACGAGGCACTGAAAGCCGAAGTGGCTAAGCTGAAAAGCCAAGTATCAGAGCTGAAGGAACAACTCCTTGAGGTGGCAACTAAGGAGTCGGCACTGTCTTCGGAGAGGCCTGTAATGGAGGAAACTTGTGCTCGCTTGGAGAAGGAAAAAATAG ACCTCGCCGTGGAAACCACCGTCCTCAAGCTGGAGCTGGAATGCCTTCGAGGCAAAAAGGAGGGAGCCGAAGCAGCCGCGGAGAGGCTTGCCGCCGAATTGGAAG GCAACAAGAGACAATTCGACGAATTCGCGCGGCAAGTACAGTGGTATCAAGATAAGGCCCAGCAAATGGAGGAGGGAGTGACGCCTCTCCTCAATATCATTGAGATGGACAACACCTCCTCAGCTAGTAACAGAGGGCTGCCGAATCCAATGATTATTGTCGAACGATGCCGGAACTCGCTGGGAAACTTTAAGGGCTTTGTGGAGGAAGCGCGCCACTATGTGGCCTCCCACGTCCTCGGGGTGGTGCGGTCGCACTACCCTACGGTTGACCTGAACAGGTTTGCCGCAGGGGTGGCTGCTGGCACCAGCGAAGAAAGAGCTGGCGAGCTGCGCGACGAATCCAGGGAGGTCGCCGAGGCCATCGTTGGAGATATACACCTGTATTAG